A window of Xenopus laevis strain J_2021 chromosome 1L, Xenopus_laevis_v10.1, whole genome shotgun sequence genomic DNA:
tagtAGTACAATCTTGCTTAGGGCAATGTTATTTGGCACTATGCCGTTTAAGTACAAGCATTGGAGCTAACTTAGTGATGCTGTATAGCAGTAGTTCGGGTACCCAGAACAACTGATgcgtttttgttttcattttctaataaactgatcaaaactaattgctaactggttgctattggcaactgaaCTTGTGCAATTCAGAGCATATGTTAGTTAATGAGCCAAATCTTCCTTTACTGTTTATTGGTGTTACATTCTTGTTAAATAGCTTATTGTATGGATGCTATATAAAATGCATGATGGTTTTAGGTAACAGTGGTCATCATCTACTCACACTGTGCTTTTGAGGCATCATTCTGTCCTCTTTGGCTTGTGACAGAGGGTGAAGTTAATTAAGTAGGTCATTGTAATATGTAAATTAGTTACACTTTCATCATAAAAAATGTAGAGACTGTGGCCAGAGTCAAATTTATTGTAATATCCTTTTTATTTCAAACTTGGCAGGTTTAGAGATGACAAAGAGAGTAATTTCCTTTCTAGACAAACATGTTACATTCCCACCCTCTCATGATGAATTCATGATGATAATCAACCTCCAacattaataatgaaagaatcTTCCAAGTTAAGCTTTCCTATGCATGTCCCAGCAGCAAGGTAAATGGAGAGTGCAGTTCTGCAGGCCATGAAAGcttttgcctattatagattcaGAAAGGCAAGGCTTTTCTCTTTTGGCAGGGATATGGTCAACAAATTTCATTCTGGATCgctttttattttcacagaaaaTGTTAGAGGGCTATGAAATGATGTTGAATAAACCCGTTTCTCACTGTATCTGATGTCGCATCTTTTTGTCAAACGTGTGCCAAAGGGTAGAGAGGGTACAAGTTCATGACCAGTATAGCTGTTAAACACATATTTATTAATCCAGCCTTAAGTGCTAAACTGTGTTGCCCAGAAATTCTCGCATTTGCTGGTGATCTGGATATAATTGCAACATTAACCCAATCACTTAGTTGCTGGGATGGACTGTAACTGGAGATGCTTGGAGCATAAAAGGAGGTGGGTCTGGGTGACAGTGACTGAGTGTCAAAAGGCAAAGTGCCAGCACACAGGCAGAAAATCCAATAATGATTTTTACAGAGAGGGAGAGGAAGAAGGGGGGAGAAGATGCTCGAAAGATAGACGGGGATGCAAAGAAACAGAGAGGGAGAGACCATACACAAGAAATATAAAGCAGAAGAGGGAGACAGAAAAGTAGGGCAAGGGTAGGTGTTGGGGCTTGGGGGACAGGGACATACAGAGTGAAACAGACCCAGAAGGTGGCAACTGTTACCATGACTATTTGTCTCATTCTCGTGCAGCGaggattttattaaaatattcgaTTCTATCCTAATTGTAGGTACAAGAAATGCACCAGATACACACAACAGAATGCATCCTGATTTATTTTCAGAATCATCTGCCCTCTCAGTGCCAACATGTAGCCCTATTTGTTGACACCCTATCTGTGCCCTTCTACTTTCAGACAGATCTGAGTGTTTAAatttttgttcctcttccccaACCCTTCTCCTTTTACAgttaaacacccccccccccacccccgctGCTCTAGCCTCCGATCTCATACACAAGGATCTGTAAAATCTCATTACTGGAGACACTTGTTTGCATAAAACTCAACCAGATTCTGCATAATTTATTCTCTTTATATAACTAGATAGGGAGCTTGGAGACATCTGTGACGTACATTAAGAAGGCAAGGGGAGCGAAGCAAAAATAGAAGGGGACATGGTGAGACAGAGCTTAGCAGACAAATATCTGTGAGCAGGAACAGAGGGCAAAATTACTACTTTGTGAAAGCTGAAAGTGTTACTCTGGGTGCATTATGAGAGATGATATAATGAAATTTACATTGTAGCAGCTCAAATAGGCACCTCTACAATGAGTGGTGCTGTGTATTCAGAGTGACGTATACCCATCGAATAAGCTGGTGCACGCCTTTTATGCTTAGTCACTTTCTCTGGATAGTGAGAGCCAGGTCCTGGTGTCTTCTCTTCTGCTTTGGAATTTGGGTGTCTTCCTTGCATAGAGAAAGCTGGCCCCTTCCTCAAATATCTACTTGGGTCAGTTTGCTGATAGTGAGCTGGACCAGGAGTCCCAGACAGATCTTCTGAATGACCACCATGGTGGTATTTCCCAGAGAGGGAGAAGGCAGGGGCAGagactttcccagctgccctgggcCCCAACACTGGGGGTAGTGAGTAAGAGTTAGGTGCTGGTACACGATCCAAGGACCTGTAACGTGTCCGGGATCCCATAGAATAAGAAGGGACTTTGCGCTGAGTCATACACTTCTCTGGACAGTAAGTTCCAGGGCCAGGAACCTCAATCTTTTTGTCTGTCAGAAAACATATATGAAGTAATACAAAATTACAGATAGAGTAATAGAAGCAATTACCCCAGACATTTCCTGGTGCCTCTGACATGCTTCTTTTGAAAATGAGACATGTTCGTTATAAGATGATCACAGGCTAGACACATTTACTGGAGATGATCTAATTATTGCAATATGTAAAAAacacataattattattttaacaaaatatatttcccAGGATTAgtagatataaataataatatggtaAACAACATGATTAGAATGATATCTAATAGGCCAAAAATGTTATGCTGTATACACCAACACCATTCCTATAATAATACTCAATACACTGCCTGGCACATCTCAATCTGCATAGTTTAACCTCGTCATCATATACTTTAGAGGCTAACCATCCATCAGCAATCTACCATCCCATTCAATAACCAATTAGTTAACATAAATTAAACATATTGGGCTGTGGTATAACTACCATTGAGTGGGCAGGATGTGCACTTGGGCCCCCTCCACTCTGGAAACATACCCAATCTCCTTCAGACACATGTCGCACAAACTTCTCTGCAGTTCTGCATGCGATCAGATGCCAGTGTGTCTCCTGTGGGCCCCAGGGGGGTGCAGACCCACGTGCAATCGCACCCCCAGTAGTCACTTCACTAATATTAGCTGACTATAAAGGCTTGGCACTGGCTTAAGGAAGAGGAGGAAATGTACCTGTATCACTTGGAGTTGGTTGAGTGATGTATTGGGTTGAGGAAGTAATGGCAGTGTTTGAAATGGTGGTAGCATATATATGTAAACTTATGGgcagtatactatatatatatgtaacccttGTGGCTAGAATAGGGTTCTATTGACATAAGGGAGAGAAGTCAGAGTAAATCTACCACTGAGGGTTAAGAGAGATCTGTATAGCATAGGGGGGTCTAAAAAATGGTTGTCCTGAACTAAGGGAGATGAGGCAATGTACATGCAATGCTATGCAATGGGGATGGGTTGTTCAGGGCCAAGAAAGAAATAagacataaaaaatgtatcacaGGTTGCTTAAGGGGCAATGTATTGATATGAGCATAGTCTGAGCTATTTCTAGTAACACATAGCACCCACAGCATGTAGTATTTACTTATCTGCTGTTAGAAAGCAAACAATTGATTTGGTTtctttgggttactagacctgatgtATGCTTATGTAATTACATCAGTTAACTCTCTATGTCTCAGATACCAAGCTAGGCGTGTTTAActtatagtaaataatgtaccccaattgtaaaatataaggatagtataagggtcatgaaactctgaggtgatttctaatatcctcatattttacaacagagggtaTAGTATATATTATGACACACAAGTTAAAGTGAATTAAttattataactgataacattactaagcactgtttatatagtgaattaagtacccccttttgtaaaatataaggatatcataactcatcaaggagttccatgaccatatgaaagcACAAGGCCAATTAGAACTAAtgaatgacatcaccaagcaccatttataaggatataatttataggatattcatggctcttgtgtattatagggatagaacttgtgttttatatatatgaaCACAAATTATAgtaaaagtatgggatctattaaatGGAAAACCTGGGATTTTTAACATAACATAAAAcacataatataacatataacattttacaccaaatagtattgttttgcaaCCAACATGTATTTATGACAGCTTAAGTAACATCAAGTacacagtatttattattatagagaaaataagaataactAATGAAGTAGTTAGTGTTTAGGTAATGACTTCTTTTACTAGAGATATTTTCTACTAGAATAGAAGTAATAATTTAAATCTGGATACATCTGGATTTAACTTGGTACCCctaagaaaaatgtttaaaaaaacctgACCTAGGGTTTTTATTTGGTCAATCAATAACTGGTATTGCAAAATTCCttcttggtctttttttaactctGCTGAGTTATTTTATAAATCTAATACTTTATGAAATTGAATTCTCCCACCTTTCAGGCATGATGCTTCCCTCTTGTGGGCACAATGTGAGTTTCAGTACATTCTCATTTTCAGTACATTGTTCAAGTATGTTTTATGCTGAGTTTTAGGATGGTATTTTATGTCACTGATTATGGCTTGgctttctttctttgtttataGAACAGGCTGTgtttgtgtatactgtatattcaaaatgaaagtgttataaaGATAAGGAAATGCAAGGATGTAGAGTGTTcactagacacacacacacacccccacccCCTTTTTGcagtgcgggtccattctgaagGCTGTATATTATGTTTGACCACAGCACCCACTATTGATTTTTGGAGGAAGCGTGCGGGTACTATcagaacaattatatatatatatatatatatatatagtccacgaggtagccagcactctcgaaaaatagtttaaattgcctgggtgtagtatcaaaaaatttcaatttatttCCAGCAAATAAGatccacactctcaggtcttaggcAAAAAGTAAAAAGCTTTATTGTAACATGCGAGCCTAACGCttcggcctttctcaaagtgtctaattgTTTGTAAGAAAGCCATATAAACACAAGGGTTGCTAGGAAGGTTGACAAATTGAAAGTGATGTATTAACTTCATTGCCGAAACGTAACAACAATTTACATAACACTCATTAAAAACATGTAGATATAAAATTGCATAACACTTACATAAGATCCAGAAATTAACAATCTCTGTGTTATAACACTACATCCATTCTACTGTTAAAAACAAGATACTCTGTAACTTTGTTCCATTAAGTTAATCTTGctgtcatttcctatttctttatctCAGCGatgaacaatgttgcaaaaatatcAAAAGTTTGAGTTAAGATAACAGGTCTACTCTGAAGCTGCTTCCATCACTTGTACTAACTTATTAAATAAACTAGTGTCAAAACTATCACTCAGTTTACAGCTTAATGGCTCCTGCAGTTAATCACATCTCTAAATCATTAAATATATGCCCAGCTCCTACACGGTAAATAACTACTATCATTATACCCCTCCACAGTATATCCTTTATGACAGTATATCACTATGTATGTAAACCCTCTATTGTGGATCTATGATCTATGATCTATGATAAACGATAGTAGTTATTTACCCTGTAGGTGTGGTATGATAGCATATGAAATGTATGATCTTAGACTTGTGACTAAAggcccagtttttttaaaaaaaatctgaagttgcaaaGAAATAATTACTGTACTATAAAAGAAAAGCATTGAACAAATCCCCTAATTATTTTCACTTATAGTATTTCACTTATACCTGCTGATCTCCCACGTGCTAGCATGGAATAGGATGGTCCAGCACTGTGGCCAAAGCGGGTCAGACTGGGCTCCACATAATATCTAGGCCCAGGGCTGGAATCGCTCACATGTGCTGGAAAGACAAGGAATGAATGTTAGCAGATCATAAGGGGTCACTGGGGATGTCAAAGAATCCAAATTACTTTGGCACACCACTTAGTTTTTTGCAGGGTGCATCCAAGCCAAATTGAACAACTTCTTTAGAAAAGGGAAATGAAGCACACCATTATTTTCGGCTCTTACCTGTAAAGCATTCATTGCAGCAGAAAAGTGACAATTTTCAAAAGACTAACAAAATTAATTGAGAATCCTTGAATAGAATAAATACTGAAGTAGTAAGAAGGAAAGATGGTAAAGCTGTTAAACTGGTTTATTACAAATATATGGCAATGtacaaattaaagggattcttttatgatttttatggtgcagtttttattcctaaattacactgtttacactgcaaataattcactctaacataaaaattcattcctaatccaacaagtatatattttttaattctaatattggtgtgtaggcagccatctcaggtcattttgcctggtcatgtgctttcagaaagagccagtactgaactatggaactgcttt
This region includes:
- the odf3l1.L gene encoding outer dense fiber protein 3-like protein 2 → MDEYPERKTAVIAAKVTGPGPGRYNLPPTVGFVSHDYTKFSSPAYSFHGRPSNSAHVSDSSPGPRYYVEPSLTRFGHSAGPSYSMLARGRSADKKIEVPGPGTYCPEKCMTQRKVPSYSMGSRTRYRSLDRVPAPNSYSLPPVLGPRAAGKVSAPAFSLSGKYHHGGHSEDLSGTPGPAHYQQTDPSRYLRKGPAFSMQGRHPNSKAEEKTPGPGSHYPEKVTKHKRRAPAYSMGIRHSEYTAPLIVEVPI